A window of Kineococcus sp. NBC_00420 genomic DNA:
GTCGGACGCAAGCCCGACGTTGGAGGCCACTCCTCAGCACCTACAGATAGGCGTGCCGAACCGGTAGGAGCGGCCGCCCCTCAGCTACCGCGAAGCACCACCGCTTGCACCTGCAGCGCCTCAGCCCCGCACCTGCTGGCGTGCGACACGGTCGTACATCACCGTGAAGGGCCCGATGGCTGCGACGCCCATGAAGGCAGTACCGCTGATCACGAACAGCACGAAGTCGATCAGTGCTGGGGCCATGGACGACGCTAGAGACGCCCCGTCGTCAGGGTCTACGAACAAGGACACGCCGGTGTGCACCAGGGCGCCGACGAGGGCGCTCAAAAAGGCAGCGACACCCCAGGACCACTGACCCTGCTCACGAAGAACGCCTCGCCGTGCCCTGCGCGCCCCGTCCACGGCGCCCCACACAACGACGAGAAGACCCACAGCAACCCCAAGGATGAGGAACAAGCCGATGTCAGCGCCACCCACATCTCGTCGTGCGGTGACGTAGCTGTTGATCCGTCCAGCCGCCAGCAATCCCAGCACCAAGCCAAGGACTCGCAGAAGAACGGGTCTTTTTGGAAGTTGCATGATCAGGTTCACGCGTCGTTGCGCCCCTTCCGGAGTCAGTGATCACGACCTGTCACCCGGTCGACGTTAGTGGCTACCCATGGTCGTCGCCGCCGTCCGCGACGTCACGGTCATCCCGCCGTCCGCGCGGTCGCAGGCGGCTGGTGACGTCGCGGACATGACGATGTCCGCCATGTCGCCGTTCGCCCTCAGCGCACGCCGCGGGGTGGCCCCTCCCCCTTCATTGCCCTGGCCGCAGCGGCCACCGCCACGACCACCTCGCGGCTGGGCAACCTAGGTCCTGAACCCCGGCATCCGCGACGCCCTGCTCATCGCCGCCGACACCGCCGCGCGCCGCTGCAACAGGGGGTGCTCGTCGGGGCGACCCCCACAGGCAGGGCAGCCGGACCTCGCCCCGACGAGCGGCGCGGCGAGCGGACTAGTGAGGGGATGCCACCGTGAACGGACCGCCTGACGCCTCTTCACTATCGGCGAACACGCCCGCGACTTTGAGACCCCGACACCGTCGACACATGGACAAACCCGACCGTGCTCAGAACCGCGGAAGCGCCAACAGATCGTTGTTTCTCGCGCCGTTGGCGTAGGTCCACAAGTACGGCTCAGCACCCAGTCGCTCCGCGACAACCACCGGGACCTGCTGCACACCCCGACCGATGAAGACCTGCAGCCCCTGCCGCATCCACGTGACCAACTCGGCCATAGTGTCCGTCCCCACCAGCCCGCTCTGCAGACCACGCCACCGGTAGCGCGTGATCGCCTCCAGGCGATCACGCGTCCCCTGCAGACGGACGTGAGTGATCTCGATGCTCATGTCCAGAAGGTAGAGGCGCGCGGGCGGCTGCGCCGTTGACGTAGGGCCCCGATCATGATGCGACGACCCCACTACACCGCGTGACTCGCCGTCACTAGCCCCATGGCTGACGATGTCCTCACGCCCGTGACTGCCCGCGTGAACAGCTGTAACTCCCTGGAGGTTCGAGTGTGAAGCTCGTCGTGCTCGTCCAACCCAACGGCCGACTCGCGATCTGGTCCACCCCCGCGAAAGCACTCGTCCTCTGGGACGCCACCGATGCCCAGGTCGTGAAGTACTTCGCCACCGACGCCGTCGACAGCGCCCGCCACGCAGCCCGCTGGGCCATCGAACGCAGCCGCGCCGGACACACCCCGACACGGACACCAACCTGGGACGCAGCCGTCGCCAGCACCCGCCAACACACCCCGGACGCAGACCTCTGAGCAGAAGCACTGCGAGCATCGCGGTCCACGTACCGAGCAGCACGACGGTGGCGATGCCTGCTTGGCTATCCACCTCGACCCGTTCACAGGGCGCCTGGCCGCCACGCCGCGTACGCCTTCAGGCGTGCACGGCTGACACCGACCCAGGCGTGCCAAGCGGAAGGGGTCTCGGACAGGAAGCGTCCCCCATCCGAGACCCCAGCTGAACCCGCACCGCCAAGTACAGGCACCCGCTCACAGCCAGGAGAGAGCGAAGACCTCTCCCCACCGCGTAGTTGATCACGCCCCACCCGGGGATCGTGTCGGAGGTGGCCTCTACCGTCAGGGGGTCATACATCTCTGGGAGGCGACTGTGACTGCTGTCGCGTCAACCATCACCACCACCGCCGACGTCACTGCACCATGGCCGCAACCATGACTTCACACGTGATGGCAGACGTGTTCGGCTTTCGCCTTCCTGCATACGACCTGCACCTGGGATGGCTGATCGCAGCCGTCGCCACCGGCGGGCTCTGCTGCTTGGCCCTCCACTTCGCCCATCTCGCCGACGCCACCCCGCTGGGGTGGTGGCTGACCAGTGCAGCAGCAGGCATCGCCACCGTCGTGCTGCTCGGCACCTGGACCGCGCGACTTCTCGGTCCGCACGCCCCGGTCGTCGCCTGGAGCGGACTCGGGCTCCTCGCGTTAGCCGGCGGGGCCTACGCCCTAGCTGCGGAACGGCACTGACCGCAGCACCAGGAGAAAGCTCTAAACAAGTGTGGCCGGGCAGGGCACGTCCCGGTCATCCCGCAGTCCGCGCGCAGCGCACGGTCATCCCGCGGAGCGCGGGGCCCCCGATCACCCACGCATCTTCGCGAACCGGACTTGCGCCTGCTCCGCTGCGATGTAACAGAAGTGACGGGTGAGGCGATACAGCGGTCGAGACGCCACCTCCACCGCAACCGGGGGATGCCGGAGGCGGCGACTCGACCCGATGCCTGGCCCCGTCCGTCGTGGGCCAGTGCAGTGATCATCTCGTGCAGGTCACCGGATCAGCCCTGTGTTGGGGTGCATCCGACCCGCTCGTGGTGGTTGCCTAGGCGCACCGGGGGGTTGATGGCCGGGCGTGGGGGGACGCGCCCGGCCATCGTCATCTCCACCTCCGACTCCGCCTGTGGCCCCGGGTGAGTCCCCTGGAGTGGTGTAACTCGGCCTCCGCTGGCTGACCGGACACGGCGTGTCCCGGGAGGTAGGTGAGGGCCACCGCGTGAAGCTCTGCGAGTACCCGCCAAGGAACTCGTAGAAGGAGATCACCGCGATGGCCCTCGAGGCTCAGTCTGCCCTCTCCGACCTCGCCGACGCACTCACCACCGCCGAGGACGGCACCCTCATGCGCCGGATCCTGCAAGGAGCCCTCCAAGCCCTCATCGAGGCCGAAGCCGAGCACCACATCGGCGCCGGCCTCCACGAACGCTCCCCGGCCCGCACCACCCAACGCAACGGCGGCCGCGACCGCCTGGTGGCCACCACCGCCGGCGACGTCCACGTCAAGATCCCCAAGACCCGCACCGGGTCCTTCTTCCCGACCCTGCTCGCCCCGCGCCGGCGCATCGACCGGGCGCTGCACGCCGTCGTCATGGAGGCCTACGTCCACGGCGTCTCCACGAGGAAGGTCGACGACCTCGTCGAAGCACTCGGGGTGGAGTCGGGCATCTCCAAGAGTGAGGTCTCCCGGATCTGCGCCGACCTGGACACCGAGGTCGAGGCGTTCCGGACCCGCCCACTGGACGCCCAGGCGACGCCGTACGTGTTCCTGGACGCGACGTACTGCAAGGCCCGCATCCGGGGCCGGGTGGTGTCTCAGGCTGTGGTCATCGCGACCGGTGTCACCGCGGATGGGCATCGGGAAGTGTTGGGCTGCAACGTGGGTGATGCGGAGACGTTGGTGTTCTGGAAGGAGTTCCTGGCCTCGCTTCGCGACCGGGGCCTGCACGGGGTCCAGCTGGTCATCTCCGATCAGCACCGCGGTCTGGTGTCGGCGATCGAGCAGAGCATGGCCGGCGCGGCGTGGCAGAGGTGCCGAGTTCACTTCATGCGCAACCTTCTGTCCCGCGTCAACAAGGGCTCCTCCGATGCGGTCGCAGCGATGGTCCGGACGATCTTCGTGCAGCCCTCCGCCGCGGCCGTGAGCGAGCAGGTCCGGGTCGTCGCCGACAGCCTGCGGGGCAAGTTCCCTGCCGTCGCGGAGATGCTCGACGAGGCTGGTGCTGATGTGACGGCGTTCGCGGTGTTCCCCGAGGCGCACTGGAAGAAGATCTGGAGCACGAATCCGCTCGAACGGTTGAACCGGGAGGTCAAGCGCCGCACCGACGTGGTCGGTATCTTCCCCAACGCCAAGGCCCTGCTCCGCCTGGCCGGCTGCGTGCTGATCGAGGCCCACGATGAGTGGCAGTCCGGGGAACGGCGTTACCTCTCGGAGTCCTCGATGGCGTTGCTGACACCGCCGGAACCGACCGTCTTGCCGGTTCTGAACGGCGACTCGGGAACCGACACGAGCGCCGCACTCGACACGGGCACCGCGCTCACGGCATAGTCCGAAACCGCAGCGCTTCACGCGCGACGAGTTACACCACTCCCGGGGACGTCATCGTGGCCCCTCGCCGGCGCCGCAAGCGACGGCCCTAAGAGCGACCGGCAGTAGGTAGCGGGACCCACCTGCTTGTGCCCTGCGGTGACTACTCGACGGCGCTGCCCTAGTGGGGCTCCTCGCCGTGCGGAGCGCCCCAGCGTCACCGCCGTTCTCCGCCTATTGCCGGTCGCTCTAAGACTGCAGCGTCGACTCCAGTGCCGACTTCAACGCGCCTGCGGACACGAGGTGGGGTCCACTACCTCCTGCCCGCGCTGTCCCCCCGGAGCGGGTGACGGGCTGGTCGTGTCCCCCCACAGCGCACGACCAGCCCCTCTGGGCAGCCTCGCCATCCGCGGACGGCTGCTGATGGACGTGACAAGCGCAGACCTCGCCCAGGATGGTGCGCTGCCAGCGCGAGGATGGCCGCCGTGAAACGAGGACACCTGCACCACCTGGAGCTGTGGAGAGACGACGCCAGCACCGCCGACGGCCCCTGGCCCTGGCTGCTGCAGCGCCTCGGCTACACCTGCACCGACACCTGGTCCACCGGCTGCACCTGGACCTTCGGCCAGGCCTACGTCGTGCTCGAGTCCGGAGCCGACCACGCCCGCGGCCGCAGCGACCGGTTGCGCAGCGGCATGAACCACCTCGCCCTGTGGGCCGGCAACCGAGCAGACGTCGACACCCTCACCAGCGAGGCACCCCAGCACGGGTGGCGCCTGCTGTTCGCTGACCTGCACCCTCATGCCGGTGGGCCCCAGCACTACGCCGCCTTCCTCGAAGACGACGCCGGTTTCGAGGTGGAACTCGTAGCCGAGGAGCGAGGAGCTCTGGGCTGACGGCTTCACGTCATGCCGCCAAGCGGGTGTCTGCTGGTCTGCGCGAGATCAGGAGGATGCAGATGCTTCGACCTGGAGAGCGGCAGTAACTCTCTCCAGCAGCAGCTGGAACGGCTGCTCGCCAAGCCCTCCGGGGTTCCGCCCCACAGCGACGCGGCGCACGTTGATCAGCGACTCCGTGTCGGTGAACTGGTCTCGTGTCAGGTCGAGCTCGACCCCGCCAGCGGTCACGTTCCAGTAGTGCACGCCCTCCACCCGGCCCTCGTACTCAACGTCGGCGATCATCAGGTCGCCACCCAGCAGTCCCTGCAGAACCAGAGCGGTCGTTCCGCACTGACCTCGCGAGGGCTGCCCGCTGCCGCGGGCCATGTATTCAGCTGAGGCGAAGGAGGTGTCGGGTCCCCACGACGCCCGCGCTGCGGCTTCGATCGCACTCAGCGTCAACGTCGTCATCCAGGGCATGCTGCCGCACGGGGATGATCGCCATGTCTCCCAGCCTGCGCGTGACCGCACGGACGATCTTCCGGTCATCCCGTGTTGTGCGTGGTCGCCCCGGGGTTGACGGCACCGGATCTGACGACGTGCGTGCGTCTTCGTAAGAGCGCGCTCGTACTGAGGGTCCAAGATCGCGGGTCATGGCA
This region includes:
- a CDS encoding IS256 family transposase — encoded protein: MALEAQSALSDLADALTTAEDGTLMRRILQGALQALIEAEAEHHIGAGLHERSPARTTQRNGGRDRLVATTAGDVHVKIPKTRTGSFFPTLLAPRRRIDRALHAVVMEAYVHGVSTRKVDDLVEALGVESGISKSEVSRICADLDTEVEAFRTRPLDAQATPYVFLDATYCKARIRGRVVSQAVVIATGVTADGHREVLGCNVGDAETLVFWKEFLASLRDRGLHGVQLVISDQHRGLVSAIEQSMAGAAWQRCRVHFMRNLLSRVNKGSSDAVAAMVRTIFVQPSAAAVSEQVRVVADSLRGKFPAVAEMLDEAGADVTAFAVFPEAHWKKIWSTNPLERLNREVKRRTDVVGIFPNAKALLRLAGCVLIEAHDEWQSGERRYLSESSMALLTPPEPTVLPVLNGDSGTDTSAALDTGTALTA
- a CDS encoding VOC family protein; its protein translation is MAAVKRGHLHHLELWRDDASTADGPWPWLLQRLGYTCTDTWSTGCTWTFGQAYVVLESGADHARGRSDRLRSGMNHLALWAGNRADVDTLTSEAPQHGWRLLFADLHPHAGGPQHYAAFLEDDAGFEVELVAEERGALG
- a CDS encoding YunG family protein — its product is MTTLTLSAIEAAARASWGPDTSFASAEYMARGSGQPSRGQCGTTALVLQGLLGGDLMIADVEYEGRVEGVHYWNVTAGGVELDLTRDQFTDTESLINVRRVAVGRNPGGLGEQPFQLLLERVTAALQVEASASS